From Desulfovibrio legallii, one genomic window encodes:
- a CDS encoding BON domain-containing protein, with protein sequence MPRLALLLLLLLLPCLNGCAAYGVYDDPRLAGTISEDTQLAAKIKTALMDESFTGGWSVAVYSFYNHVFLVGEVPADMQAKAVTIARRYKPRSVTPHWFAPKTSSESNMALATKLRTEFIGAKGLSSTRVETEVNAGRVVLLGVVKDNAERQLAIRTARRVSGVTSVTSYLMLPQKAGQLDDIQPQHAAGAAKPETAAEPQAADAAAGAAADEAKSPESRDLP encoded by the coding sequence ATGCCGCGCCTGGCCTTGCTTCTGCTCCTGCTTCTGCTGCCCTGCCTCAACGGCTGCGCCGCCTACGGCGTCTATGACGACCCGCGCCTGGCCGGCACCATCTCAGAGGATACCCAGCTGGCCGCCAAAATCAAAACCGCCCTCATGGACGAGAGCTTCACCGGCGGCTGGTCCGTGGCCGTCTACAGCTTCTACAACCACGTCTTCCTGGTGGGCGAAGTGCCCGCGGACATGCAGGCCAAGGCCGTAACCATAGCCCGCCGCTACAAGCCCCGCTCCGTCACGCCCCACTGGTTCGCCCCCAAGACCAGCAGCGAAAGCAATATGGCCCTGGCCACCAAGCTGCGCACGGAATTCATCGGCGCCAAAGGCCTCTCCTCCACCCGGGTGGAAACGGAAGTCAACGCCGGGCGCGTGGTGCTTCTGGGCGTGGTCAAAGACAATGCCGAACGCCAGCTTGCCATCCGCACCGCCCGCCGCGTTTCGGGCGTCACCTCTGTGACCAGCTACCTTATGCTGCCCCAGAAGGCCGGACAGCTGGACGACATCCAGCCCCAGCACGCCGCAGGCGCGGCCAAGCCCGAAACCGCCGCCGAACCCCAGGCCGCCGATGCGGCAGCAGGCGCAGCCGCCGATGAGGCCAAGAGCCCGGAAAGCCGCGACCTGCCGTAA
- a CDS encoding UxaA family hydrolase has protein sequence MQKTFMGYRRDNGRVGIRNHVIILPLDDLSNASCEAVGNNVKGTLALPHAYGRLQFGEDLDLHFRTLIGVGCNPNVAAVVVIGIEPQWTQRVVDGIAKTGKPVAGFGIEQHGDLETIRAASLKAKEFVHYATELQRTECRVDELWVSTKCGESDTTSGIAANPTVGNAFDKLWEAGATTLFGETTEITGGEHLVMARCANDEVRAKFKAFFDRYAKVVDDHKTNDLCDSQPTKGNIEGGLTTIEEKALGNIQKIGRKAPVIGCLDKAESPTGPGLWFMDSSSAAAEMVTLCAASGFVAHFFPTGQGNIIGNPILPVIKLSANPRTVRTMNEHIDVDVSGILRREINLDQAGDKLLDMLFRTCNGRNTSAEALGHREFIMTRLYESA, from the coding sequence ATGCAAAAGACTTTTATGGGCTATCGCCGCGATAACGGCCGGGTAGGCATTCGCAATCACGTCATTATCCTGCCTCTGGACGACCTTTCCAACGCCTCCTGCGAGGCCGTGGGCAACAACGTGAAGGGCACCCTGGCCCTGCCCCACGCCTATGGCCGGCTGCAGTTCGGCGAAGACCTTGACCTGCACTTCCGCACCCTCATCGGCGTGGGCTGCAACCCCAACGTGGCCGCTGTGGTGGTTATCGGCATTGAGCCCCAGTGGACCCAGCGCGTGGTTGACGGCATCGCCAAAACCGGCAAGCCTGTGGCGGGCTTTGGCATTGAGCAGCACGGCGACCTGGAGACCATCCGCGCCGCTTCGCTCAAGGCCAAGGAATTTGTGCACTACGCCACGGAGCTGCAGCGCACCGAGTGCCGCGTGGACGAGCTGTGGGTTTCCACCAAGTGCGGCGAATCCGACACCACGTCCGGCATTGCGGCCAACCCCACTGTGGGCAACGCCTTTGACAAACTCTGGGAAGCCGGGGCCACCACCCTGTTCGGCGAAACCACGGAGATCACCGGCGGCGAACATCTGGTCATGGCCCGCTGCGCCAACGACGAAGTGCGTGCTAAGTTCAAGGCCTTTTTTGACCGCTACGCCAAGGTGGTGGACGACCACAAGACCAACGACCTCTGTGATTCCCAGCCCACCAAGGGCAATATTGAGGGCGGCCTGACCACCATTGAGGAAAAAGCCCTGGGCAACATCCAGAAGATCGGCCGCAAGGCTCCGGTCATCGGCTGCCTGGACAAGGCCGAATCCCCCACCGGCCCCGGCCTGTGGTTTATGGATTCCTCTTCCGCCGCCGCCGAGATGGTGACCCTCTGCGCCGCCTCCGGCTTTGTGGCCCACTTCTTCCCCACGGGCCAGGGCAACATCATCGGCAACCCCATTCTGCCGGTGATCAAGCTCTCCGCCAACCCGCGCACCGTGCGCACCATGAACGAGCATATTGACGTGGACGTTTCCGGCATTCTGCGCCGCGAGATCAACCTGGATCAGGCCGGCGACAAGCTGCTGGACATGCTCTTCCGCACCTGCAACGGCCGCAACACCTCTGCCGAGGCTCTGGGGCACCGTGAGTTCATCATGACCCGTCTGTACGAAAGCGCGTAG
- a CDS encoding sigma-54-dependent Fis family transcriptional regulator produces the protein MPYQVTPNGLSNPSLTVGQVLHHLSRLVTEKMDRNAFFRILAKQLRVLFHYDRFCINLYDAEREFLNLFTAADGTVVESLSNTRIASNTVAGLAIASRKPVVINDLASQDFGMAPLSLATVGLNATIALPLIINREVIGTLHVSFARQPENVVEILNFLLELSPVLTTFLFAVLAEERAANARAAQTPQLEAGESEADKSGLESRLLETPDMVRIMGTARKVAKLHIPVLITGETGTGKSMLARWLHRHSPRRAHSFVKVNCPSLAPTLFESEMFGYAKGAFTGATAKRTGRIEIAQHGTLFLDEIGDLVPEMQSKLLQVLEENSFERVGEATPIGVDIRVLSATNVNLAEAMTEGRLRRDLYYRLGSVVLHMPALRERKADIPMFVDHFLRQFATEYELRPPRLPRSAVQALYEHAWPGNIRELRNVVSRILLHSLDAAVTDAFVRETLHLWVAADGSAAQAVAESPAAPVRAAPQPAAAPPAALPTLEENERAHICRALALTGGKVSGSRGAAALLGVPRSTLQHRMRKLGITETP, from the coding sequence ATGCCCTATCAGGTTACGCCCAATGGTCTCAGCAATCCGTCCCTCACCGTAGGGCAGGTGCTGCACCATCTTTCACGCCTGGTGACGGAAAAAATGGACCGCAACGCCTTCTTCCGGATCCTGGCCAAACAGCTTCGTGTTTTATTTCACTATGACCGCTTCTGCATCAACCTTTATGACGCCGAGCGCGAGTTTCTGAATCTTTTTACCGCCGCCGACGGCACGGTGGTGGAATCTCTCTCCAACACCCGCATTGCCAGCAACACCGTGGCGGGCCTGGCCATCGCCTCGCGCAAGCCCGTGGTCATCAACGACCTGGCCTCGCAGGATTTCGGCATGGCGCCCCTTTCCCTGGCCACGGTGGGCCTCAACGCCACTATTGCCCTGCCCCTGATCATCAACCGCGAAGTCATCGGCACCCTGCACGTCTCCTTTGCCCGCCAGCCGGAAAACGTGGTGGAGATCCTCAACTTTCTGCTGGAGCTGAGCCCGGTGCTCACCACCTTTCTCTTTGCCGTGCTGGCCGAGGAACGTGCGGCCAACGCCCGCGCCGCGCAGACGCCGCAGCTTGAGGCCGGCGAAAGCGAGGCCGACAAATCCGGCCTGGAAAGCCGCCTGCTGGAAACCCCGGACATGGTTCGCATTATGGGCACGGCGCGCAAGGTGGCCAAACTGCACATCCCCGTGCTCATTACCGGCGAAACGGGCACGGGCAAGAGCATGCTGGCCCGCTGGCTGCACCGCCACAGCCCGCGCCGCGCCCACAGCTTCGTCAAGGTCAACTGTCCATCCCTGGCCCCCACTCTGTTTGAAAGCGAGATGTTCGGCTATGCCAAGGGGGCCTTTACCGGGGCCACCGCTAAACGCACAGGCCGCATAGAAATAGCCCAGCACGGCACCCTCTTTCTGGATGAAATCGGGGATCTGGTCCCGGAGATGCAAAGCAAGCTCCTGCAGGTGCTGGAGGAAAATTCTTTTGAACGGGTGGGCGAGGCCACGCCTATAGGGGTGGATATCCGCGTGCTTTCAGCCACCAATGTGAACCTGGCCGAAGCCATGACTGAGGGCAGGCTGCGCCGCGACCTTTACTACCGTCTCGGCTCTGTGGTGCTGCACATGCCTGCTCTGCGGGAGCGCAAGGCCGATATCCCCATGTTTGTGGACCACTTCCTCCGACAGTTCGCCACGGAATACGAGCTGCGGCCGCCCCGGCTGCCCCGCAGCGCGGTCCAGGCCCTTTACGAACACGCCTGGCCCGGCAATATCCGCGAGCTGCGCAACGTGGTGAGCCGCATCCTGCTCCACTCCCTGGATGCGGCCGTAACGGACGCCTTCGTGCGCGAAACCCTGCACCTCTGGGTGGCCGCCGATGGTTCCGCAGCCCAGGCCGTTGCGGAAAGCCCTGCGGCTCCGGTTCGCGCCGCGCCGCAACCGGCCGCCGCGCCCCCGGCCGCGCTGCCCACGCTGGAGGAAAATGAACGCGCCCACATTTGCCGCGCCCTGGCGCTCACGGGCGGCAAAGTCTCCGGGTCGCGCGGGGCGGCGGCCCTGCTGGGCGTGCCGCGCAGCACCCTGCAGCACCGCATGCGCAAGCTGGGCATCACGGAAACGCCCTGA
- a CDS encoding peptidylprolyl isomerase: MLEYIRSNAQSFGVKLVFGVIILVFVFWGVGSFSDKGGRNLAATVNGEPITARDFEMAYRNAEESLLRNNPGLTREQLKAQQLGRQVLRDLVAQSLLRQEAARMGISVSPLELRLAVGKIKAFQNSKGEFDPAAYKRVLQAQRLSPADFEQETSADLLRQKVFALVTAGAWADPAEAQNRYNFLREKRTVDYIFLPAASYKDSVKPAEAQAQAYYDAHKAAFAVPAKVKVAYISVRPQDLIRPESIDEAAARKWYEANAARFTEEEQVKAAHILVPLAEDAPEADVHKAQETAAAIEKELATGKNFAAVADAHNGPNAAGPGGELGWLKRGATVKPFEDAAFALAPGQVSKPVRSPFGLHIIKVEAKKPGGVTPFEKALPDVRASMAAEQGADKLHDVLDSLIEDNILGKPLKASAQRFGLTAAVTDLASAAELEKTLGVKAEAARTLVNTPANAPLDTALEAGDAYVVARVLEAEPAATESFAKVKDRIFAALTEEQALAAALAAAAERRKELQDGPLNPALKQGLGVRTPAPLERGGALEGFAPDPALAAAAFNAPVGAWLPTAFAVQSLKDGKGALLAHVSAVLPPDAKEWETVKDIMQSAVTRERAEGLFEIFMQRLLVDAKIEVNNPDLVDRKNM, from the coding sequence ATGCTTGAGTATATCCGTTCCAATGCCCAGTCCTTCGGCGTCAAACTGGTGTTCGGCGTCATCATCCTCGTGTTCGTGTTCTGGGGCGTGGGCAGCTTCAGCGACAAAGGCGGCCGCAATCTGGCAGCCACGGTCAACGGGGAGCCCATCACGGCGCGGGATTTTGAGATGGCTTACCGCAACGCGGAGGAATCCCTGCTGCGCAACAATCCCGGCCTCACCCGCGAGCAGCTCAAGGCGCAACAGCTGGGGCGTCAGGTGCTGCGCGACCTGGTGGCCCAGAGCCTGCTGCGGCAGGAGGCCGCCCGCATGGGCATCAGCGTGAGCCCTCTGGAGCTGCGCCTGGCCGTGGGCAAAATCAAAGCCTTCCAGAACAGCAAGGGCGAATTCGACCCGGCGGCCTACAAGCGCGTGCTGCAGGCCCAGCGCCTCAGCCCCGCCGACTTTGAGCAGGAAACCAGCGCGGACCTTTTGCGGCAAAAGGTGTTCGCCCTGGTTACGGCCGGCGCGTGGGCGGACCCCGCCGAGGCGCAGAACCGGTATAATTTTTTGCGGGAAAAACGCACGGTGGACTACATCTTCTTGCCCGCCGCCTCCTATAAAGACAGCGTCAAGCCCGCTGAGGCCCAGGCGCAGGCCTATTACGACGCCCACAAGGCCGCCTTCGCCGTTCCGGCCAAAGTCAAAGTGGCCTACATCTCCGTGCGGCCCCAGGACCTGATCAGGCCCGAAAGCATCGACGAAGCCGCGGCCCGGAAGTGGTACGAGGCCAATGCCGCCCGTTTTACGGAAGAGGAGCAGGTCAAGGCCGCCCACATTCTGGTGCCCCTGGCCGAAGATGCCCCGGAGGCCGACGTGCACAAGGCGCAGGAAACCGCGGCCGCCATTGAAAAGGAACTGGCCACGGGCAAAAATTTCGCCGCCGTGGCCGACGCCCACAACGGCCCCAACGCCGCCGGTCCTGGCGGGGAGCTGGGCTGGCTCAAACGCGGCGCAACGGTCAAACCCTTTGAAGACGCGGCCTTTGCCCTGGCCCCCGGCCAGGTTTCCAAGCCCGTGCGCAGCCCCTTCGGCCTGCACATCATCAAGGTGGAGGCAAAGAAGCCCGGCGGCGTCACGCCCTTTGAAAAAGCCCTGCCCGACGTGCGCGCCTCCATGGCCGCCGAACAGGGCGCGGACAAGCTCCACGACGTGCTGGACAGCCTGATTGAAGACAACATCCTGGGCAAGCCCCTGAAGGCCAGCGCCCAGCGCTTCGGCCTTACGGCCGCCGTTACGGACCTGGCCTCCGCGGCGGAACTGGAAAAAACCCTGGGCGTCAAGGCCGAGGCGGCCCGAACCCTTGTGAACACCCCGGCGAACGCGCCGCTGGACACGGCCCTGGAAGCCGGCGACGCCTATGTGGTGGCCAGGGTGCTGGAGGCCGAGCCCGCCGCCACGGAATCCTTCGCCAAGGTCAAGGACAGGATTTTCGCCGCCCTCACGGAGGAGCAGGCCCTGGCCGCCGCCCTGGCCGCCGCGGCGGAGCGCCGCAAGGAACTGCAGGACGGCCCCCTCAACCCCGCCCTCAAGCAGGGGCTTGGCGTGCGCACCCCGGCCCCTCTGGAGCGCGGTGGCGCGCTGGAAGGCTTTGCGCCGGATCCGGCCCTGGCCGCGGCCGCGTTCAACGCCCCCGTAGGCGCGTGGCTGCCTACGGCCTTTGCCGTGCAGAGCCTCAAGGACGGCAAAGGCGCGCTGCTGGCCCACGTCAGCGCTGTGCTGCCGCCGGACGCCAAGGAGTGGGAAACGGTCAAGGACATCATGCAGAGCGCCGTAACCCGCGAGCGGGCCGAGGGCCTGTTTGAAATCTTTATGCAACGCCTTCTGGTGGACGCCAAAATAGAAGTGAACAACCCCGACCTGGTGGACAGAAAGAACATGTGA
- the glmS gene encoding glutamine--fructose-6-phosphate transaminase (isomerizing), whose protein sequence is MCGIIGYAGHRPAVPVVVEGLRRLEYRGYDSAGVAFMRQGALAVVRATGKLAALEEKLAHEEGVATPTCAMGHTRWATHGVPAERNAHPHRSNDGALALVHNGIIENYQEIKAALAAKGYTFSSETDTEVLVNLIAERRKTEPDLLHAFAAALREAHGAYAVCLMSREEPGVVYAARLSAPLIFGLGTGEHFVASDIPAFLPYTRQVVFLEDGELVRATASDYAILKLADLRPVQHEVQTIQWDMQAAQKGGYRHFMLKEIFEQPRVITDGLTGRATADHSAVRLEELDPLPLPRRLHIVACGTSYHSGLWARHLLEPWAGVPVQVEIASEFRYRESLILDKDDMVLVISQSGETADTLAALRRARDCGATVLGLCNVVGSSIAREASAVLYTQAGPEISVASTKAMCSQMLMLALMALYWGQRRQILPEAQRRDLLRQLENLPALLDDALPAMHATARELARKYAQARNFFYLGRGHCYPLALEGALKLKELSYIHAEGYAAGEMKHGPIALIDPSFPTFALALNDGLLPKVVSNMVEVQARQGKVIALTNPGVELEAEDVWRIPALPAPLAGFVALPALQLFSYEMADYLGKDVDQPRNLAKSVTVE, encoded by the coding sequence ATGTGCGGCATTATCGGCTATGCGGGCCACCGGCCCGCCGTTCCCGTTGTGGTGGAAGGTCTGCGGCGGCTGGAATACCGCGGCTATGACTCCGCAGGCGTGGCTTTTATGCGCCAGGGCGCGCTGGCGGTGGTGCGGGCCACGGGCAAGCTGGCCGCACTGGAAGAAAAACTGGCCCACGAGGAAGGCGTGGCCACGCCCACCTGCGCCATGGGCCACACCCGCTGGGCCACCCACGGCGTGCCCGCGGAGCGCAACGCCCATCCCCACCGCTCCAACGACGGGGCCCTTGCCCTGGTGCACAACGGCATCATTGAAAATTATCAGGAAATCAAGGCCGCCCTCGCGGCCAAGGGCTATACCTTCAGCTCGGAGACGGATACCGAGGTGCTGGTCAACCTCATCGCCGAGCGCCGCAAGACCGAGCCGGACCTGCTGCACGCCTTTGCCGCGGCCCTGCGCGAGGCCCACGGGGCTTACGCCGTGTGCCTCATGAGCCGAGAAGAGCCCGGCGTCGTCTACGCCGCGCGCCTGTCCGCGCCGCTCATCTTCGGCCTGGGCACGGGCGAACACTTTGTGGCTTCGGACATCCCGGCCTTTCTGCCCTACACCCGGCAGGTGGTCTTTCTGGAGGACGGCGAGCTGGTGCGGGCCACAGCCTCAGACTACGCCATCCTCAAGCTGGCGGACCTGCGCCCGGTGCAGCATGAGGTCCAGACCATCCAGTGGGACATGCAGGCCGCGCAGAAGGGCGGCTATCGCCACTTTATGCTTAAGGAAATTTTTGAGCAGCCCCGCGTGATCACCGACGGCCTTACCGGCCGGGCAACAGCAGACCACAGCGCCGTGCGCCTGGAGGAGCTGGACCCCCTGCCCCTGCCGCGCCGCCTGCACATCGTGGCCTGCGGCACCTCCTACCACTCCGGGCTCTGGGCGCGGCACCTGCTGGAACCCTGGGCCGGGGTGCCCGTGCAGGTGGAAATCGCCTCGGAATTTCGCTACCGCGAAAGCCTGATCCTGGATAAGGACGATATGGTGCTGGTCATCAGCCAGAGCGGCGAAACCGCGGATACCCTGGCCGCCCTGCGCCGCGCGCGGGACTGCGGGGCCACTGTGCTGGGGCTTTGCAACGTGGTGGGGTCCTCCATCGCGCGGGAGGCCTCGGCCGTGCTCTACACCCAGGCCGGGCCGGAGATCAGCGTGGCCTCCACCAAGGCCATGTGCAGCCAGATGCTCATGCTGGCCCTTATGGCCCTCTACTGGGGCCAGCGCCGCCAGATCCTGCCGGAGGCCCAGCGCCGGGATCTGCTGCGTCAGCTGGAAAACCTGCCCGCCCTGCTGGACGACGCCCTGCCCGCCATGCACGCCACAGCGCGCGAGCTGGCCCGCAAGTACGCCCAGGCGCGCAACTTCTTTTATCTGGGGCGGGGCCACTGCTATCCCCTGGCTCTGGAAGGGGCGCTCAAGCTCAAGGAGCTCTCCTACATCCACGCCGAAGGGTACGCCGCCGGCGAAATGAAGCACGGCCCCATTGCCCTTATCGACCCCAGCTTCCCCACCTTTGCCCTGGCCCTGAACGACGGGCTGCTGCCCAAAGTAGTTTCCAACATGGTGGAAGTGCAGGCCCGGCAGGGCAAGGTCATTGCCCTGACCAACCCCGGCGTGGAGCTGGAGGCTGAGGACGTCTGGCGCATTCCGGCCCTGCCCGCGCCCCTGGCCGGGTTTGTGGCCCTGCCCGCGCTGCAGCTCTTCAGCTACGAAATGGCCGATTACCTGGGCAAGGATGTGGACCAACCCCGAAATCTGGCCAAGAGCGTCACCGTGGAGTAG
- a CDS encoding UxaA family hydrolase produces MVTHFVVHEPGDSVGVVVVEGVKKGEKLNGWIMDGDSSVEMTTLDNIPIGHKIALKDLAEGDTVIKYGTDIGKVVKPIKRGEHLHVHNVKTKRW; encoded by the coding sequence ATGGTAACCCATTTTGTAGTGCACGAACCCGGCGACAGCGTCGGCGTGGTTGTGGTCGAAGGGGTGAAAAAAGGCGAGAAGCTCAACGGCTGGATCATGGACGGCGATTCCAGCGTGGAAATGACGACCCTCGACAATATCCCCATCGGGCACAAGATTGCCCTTAAAGATCTGGCCGAAGGCGATACCGTCATCAAGTACGGCACGGACATCGGCAAGGTGGTCAAGCCCATCAAGCGCGGCGAACACCTGCATGTGCACAATGTCAAAACCAAGAGGTGGTAA
- a CDS encoding L-serine ammonia-lyase has product MLSVFELFKIGIGPSSSHTMGPMLAGRCFAGELAGLGLLGMTARVRVELFGSLALTGRGHGTDAAVLAGLENEDPEHVDPARLPARAAALRQGGDLMLAGVQPVPFAYDQDLLEHKGLFLPRHANALTLTALGPDGSVLHARTYYSIGGGAIRTDTNFDSPDEDYPAPPYPYETAAELFAHCAAQRMSVAQVVRANEVFWRSEEEVDARLDAIMAVMKEAVERGCCTDGVLPGGYRVRRRAPNLLRKVSALQAAGRRDLSLWPMLYAFAVAEENASGGRVVTAPTNGSAGVVPAVLLYYQNFYPHATEEGARDFLLTAGAIGLFYKCKASISGAQVGCQGEVGAACSMAAGAYCAVTGGSVKQVEVAAEIGMEHNLGLTCDPVGGLVQIPCIERNGVAAERAVNCAQLSRLEDGRERVVSLDQIIGVMYRTGLDLQARYKETSLGGLAQAVSAVLEQRPNAAD; this is encoded by the coding sequence ATGTTGAGCGTTTTTGAGTTGTTCAAGATTGGCATTGGGCCGTCCAGTTCCCACACCATGGGGCCCATGCTGGCGGGACGGTGCTTTGCCGGGGAGCTGGCGGGCCTGGGGCTGCTGGGCATGACGGCGCGGGTGCGGGTGGAGCTGTTCGGTTCTCTGGCGCTCACCGGTCGGGGGCACGGCACGGACGCGGCCGTGCTGGCGGGTCTGGAAAATGAAGACCCGGAGCATGTGGACCCGGCCCGGCTTCCTGCCCGTGCGGCGGCGCTGCGCCAAGGGGGCGACCTTATGCTGGCGGGGGTGCAGCCCGTGCCCTTTGCCTATGATCAAGACCTGCTGGAACACAAAGGACTGTTTTTGCCCCGCCACGCCAACGCCCTGACCCTCACGGCCCTGGGCCCGGACGGCAGCGTGCTGCACGCGCGCACCTACTATTCCATAGGCGGCGGGGCCATCCGCACGGATACGAACTTTGACAGCCCGGACGAGGATTATCCCGCCCCGCCCTACCCTTATGAAACCGCCGCGGAGCTTTTTGCCCACTGCGCGGCGCAGCGCATGAGCGTGGCCCAGGTGGTGCGGGCCAATGAGGTCTTCTGGCGTTCGGAAGAGGAAGTGGACGCCCGGCTGGACGCCATTATGGCTGTGATGAAGGAAGCCGTGGAACGGGGCTGCTGCACGGACGGCGTGCTGCCCGGCGGCTATCGGGTGCGCCGCCGCGCGCCCAACCTGCTGCGCAAGGTCAGCGCCCTGCAGGCGGCGGGGCGGCGGGATCTGAGCCTCTGGCCCATGCTCTACGCCTTTGCCGTGGCGGAAGAAAACGCCTCCGGCGGGCGGGTGGTCACCGCGCCCACCAACGGATCGGCGGGCGTGGTGCCGGCGGTGCTGCTCTATTACCAGAACTTCTACCCCCACGCCACGGAAGAAGGCGCACGCGACTTCCTGCTCACGGCCGGGGCCATCGGCCTGTTCTACAAGTGCAAGGCCTCCATTTCAGGCGCGCAGGTGGGCTGCCAGGGCGAAGTGGGGGCGGCCTGCTCCATGGCGGCCGGGGCTTACTGCGCCGTCACCGGCGGCAGCGTCAAACAGGTGGAAGTGGCGGCCGAAATCGGCATGGAGCACAACCTGGGCCTGACCTGCGACCCCGTGGGCGGCCTGGTGCAGATACCCTGCATTGAGCGCAACGGCGTGGCCGCCGAACGCGCCGTTAACTGCGCCCAGCTTTCCCGCCTGGAAGACGGGCGCGAGCGCGTGGTCTCTCTGGACCAGATCATCGGCGTCATGTACCGCACCGGTCTGGACCTCCAGGCCCGCTACAAGGAAACCTCCCTGGGCGGTCTGGCCCAGGCCGTAAGCGCCGTGCTGGAACAGCGCCCGAACGCCGCCGACTGA
- a CDS encoding metal-dependent hydrolase, whose amino-acid sequence MSSITWYGHSAFKIACPAAQVVLDPFFAPPSDMSAATVGPVDLVLVTHDHSDHVGEAVEVCRRTGAMLGAIVGTAGKLVAAGVPQAQVLNGIGFNMGGTVSCKGVSVTMTQAYHSSDSGAPAGYIVRMPDGLTVYHAGDTCVFSGMELWGRLYSIDVALLPVGGVFTMDARQAALACKLLACKAVIPMHWGTFPALAQNTAAFKEALQKQHLSCTCVEMGVGETVSFG is encoded by the coding sequence ATGAGCTCCATTACCTGGTACGGCCATTCGGCCTTTAAAATTGCCTGCCCTGCGGCGCAGGTTGTCCTTGATCCTTTTTTTGCGCCGCCTTCGGACATGAGCGCGGCCACCGTCGGCCCAGTGGACCTGGTGCTGGTGACCCACGACCACAGCGATCATGTGGGGGAAGCGGTGGAGGTGTGCCGCCGCACCGGGGCCATGCTGGGGGCCATTGTGGGCACGGCGGGCAAACTGGTTGCGGCGGGCGTGCCGCAGGCGCAGGTGCTGAACGGCATCGGCTTCAACATGGGCGGCACGGTGAGCTGCAAGGGCGTGAGCGTGACCATGACCCAGGCCTACCACTCCAGCGATTCCGGCGCGCCTGCGGGCTACATTGTGCGCATGCCCGACGGCCTCACCGTGTACCACGCGGGCGATACCTGCGTATTCAGCGGCATGGAGCTGTGGGGGCGGCTGTATTCCATTGACGTGGCCCTGCTGCCCGTGGGCGGCGTGTTCACCATGGACGCCCGCCAGGCCGCCCTGGCCTGCAAACTCCTGGCCTGCAAGGCCGTCATCCCCATGCACTGGGGCACCTTCCCCGCGCTGGCCCAGAATACGGCGGCCTTTAAGGAAGCCCTGCAAAAGCAGCACCTTTCCTGCACCTGCGTGGAGATGGGCGTGGGAGAAACGGTCAGCTTTGGCTGA
- the murA gene encoding UDP-N-acetylglucosamine 1-carboxyvinyltransferase, protein MDKLVIEGGVPLTGGIDISGSKNAALPILFASILLSEPARIANVPDLRDIHTTLKLLNVLGCACAYDDHEVRTQPGKLLPEAPYDLVRTMRASVLCLGPLLARIGQARVALPGGCAIGARPVDQHLKGLECMGASFQLEEGYILGRCRRLTGARITFDMPTVGGTENLLMAAVLAEGETLLENAAREPEVVDLANFLRACGANIEGHGTDVIRIQGVAALHGADYAVMPDRIEAGTFLVAAGITGGELLLRHCPFDALEAVIRKLCHMGMEITQTPQGVLARCAGPLHGTDVKTQPYPGFPTDMQAQIMALMCLADGASVVEESIFENRYMHVLELVRLGAQIKVSGHTAMVRGVQGLTGAPVMASDLRASASLVLAGLAARGRTEVRRIYHLDRGYEHIEHKLTAVGARIRREQE, encoded by the coding sequence ATGGACAAACTGGTTATCGAAGGCGGCGTGCCCCTTACGGGCGGCATAGACATCAGCGGCTCCAAAAACGCGGCCCTGCCCATCCTGTTCGCGTCCATCCTGCTCTCCGAGCCGGCCCGCATCGCCAACGTGCCGGACCTGCGCGACATCCACACCACCCTCAAGCTCCTGAACGTGCTGGGCTGCGCCTGCGCCTACGACGACCACGAGGTGCGCACGCAGCCCGGCAAACTTTTGCCCGAAGCCCCCTACGACCTGGTGCGCACCATGCGCGCCTCCGTACTTTGCCTGGGCCCCCTGCTGGCCCGCATCGGCCAGGCCCGCGTGGCCCTGCCCGGCGGCTGCGCCATCGGCGCGCGCCCCGTGGACCAGCACCTCAAGGGCCTGGAATGCATGGGCGCCAGCTTCCAGCTGGAGGAAGGCTACATCCTCGGCCGCTGCCGCCGCCTCACGGGCGCGCGCATTACCTTTGACATGCCCACCGTGGGCGGCACGGAAAATCTGCTCATGGCCGCTGTGCTGGCCGAGGGCGAAACCCTGCTGGAAAACGCCGCCCGCGAACCCGAAGTGGTGGACCTGGCCAACTTTCTGCGGGCCTGCGGCGCCAACATCGAAGGCCACGGCACAGACGTCATCCGCATCCAGGGCGTAGCGGCCCTCCACGGCGCAGATTACGCCGTCATGCCCGACCGTATCGAGGCGGGCACCTTTCTGGTGGCCGCGGGCATCACCGGCGGCGAGCTTCTGCTCCGCCACTGCCCCTTTGACGCCCTGGAAGCCGTGATCCGCAAGCTGTGCCATATGGGCATGGAAATAACCCAGACCCCCCAGGGCGTGCTGGCCCGCTGCGCCGGGCCCCTGCACGGCACGGACGTGAAAACCCAGCCCTACCCCGGCTTTCCCACTGACATGCAGGCGCAGATCATGGCCCTCATGTGCCTGGCGGACGGCGCCAGCGTGGTGGAGGAAAGCATCTTTGAAAACCGCTACATGCATGTGCTGGAACTGGTGCGCCTGGGCGCGCAGATCAAGGTCTCCGGTCACACGGCCATGGTGCGCGGCGTGCAGGGCCTGACGGGCGCGCCTGTCATGGCCTCTGACCTGCGGGCCAGCGCCTCCCTCGTCCTGGCCGGCCTGGCCGCGCGCGGCCGCACCGAAGTACGCCGCATCTACCACCTGGATCGCGGCTACGAACACATTGAACACAAACTTACGGCCGTGGGCGCGCGCATCCGCCGCGAACAGGAATAG